GTCCTCGTCCATCGTCGGATGCATTGTTCACGCACGCATGTCGTAGCGGCCGGAGAGCCGGAGCAGGGCCGGACGAGCCGACCATGGCTGTGTGGGGAACGGTATTTTGGGACCCCATGGCACCCCGACTGCTCGTCTACACCCGCACCACCGGCTACCGGCACGACTCCATCCCGGCCGGCATCGCCGCCCTCCGCGCCCTCGGCGACTTCGAGGTCCACGCCACCGAGGACCCGGCGGCCCTCGAACAGCCCTTGGACGACCACGCGGCCGTCGTCTTCCTCTCCACCAGCGGCGAGGTCCTCACCCCGGCCGGCCGGCAGTGGCTCGCCGCGTACGTGGAGGCGGGCGGTGGCTTCGTGGGTGTACACGCGGCGGCCTGTACGGAGTACGACTGGCCGTACTACGGCGAGCTGCTGGGCGCGTGGTTCGCCCGGCACCCCCTCCACCAGCCCGGCAAGGCCGTCATCGAGGACCACGACCACCCGGCGACCCGGCATCTGCCAGCCGTCTGGGACTTCACCGACGAGTGGTACGACTTCCGCACCAACCCGCGCGGCACGGTCCACGTCCTGGCCACCGCCGACGAGTCCTCCTACGAGGGCGGCGGCATGGGCGACGACCACCCCCTCGTCTGGTGCCGGCGGCACGGCGAGGGCCGCGTCTTCTACACGGCCCTGGGCCACGCCGCCGAGGCCTACGACGACCCGGCCTTCCGCACCCACCTCCTGGGCGGCATCACCTGGGCGGCCGCGCTGCCCCTGCCCTGACCCTTGAGGATCCGTCCCTCCCCGGCCCATGAGGCTGTGCCGTGCCGGATGAGACGAGCCGCCCCAGGAGGAACCCACCGGTGACGGCGGTTCGGAAAGGAAGACCGCATGAGCATGCGCGATCGGGCCATGGCGATGGTGACGGCCGTGTTGCTGGGAGCCGGGGGCACCGGAGGCCACCGCCCCGGCGTACGCTGCGCCGGGGCGTACTACGCGACGGTCAGTCGGCGTGCGGTGTTCCGGGGCGTACCGCTAGGCGGCGGGCGACGTTCAGCCGGATTCAGTCGGTGCCCGGCGCGCCGGGACGTACCGCTACCGCGTCGACCTCGAACAGCATCCCCGGCAGCGCCAGCGAGGCGACCCCGCTCAGCGTCTGCGCCGGGAGCCGACGGCCGAAGCGCGCGTGCAGCGCCTTGCCCAGGATCTCCAGCTTGCCGGGGTCGTGCTCCACGATGAACGTGCCGAGCCGCACGACGTGTTCATAGCCGAGCCCGACCCCCTCCAGCGCCGACCGCAGCCGGTCGAAGGCCAGTTCCACCTGCGTGGCGAAGTCGCCGGGCACGGGGGCGCCGGTGGCGTCGGAGGCGTACTGGCCGCCGATGAAGACGGTTTCGCCGGGTGCCGAGACGGCGTGGCTGTAGCCGAACGGCGTGGGGTCGTGGAGCGTGGCCGGGTTGGTGATCGTGCGCGAGTCGCGCGTCATGACCGGGCAGTCCTTTCGCGGAGTACGGCCGCCGCACACCGGCGGCGGCCCTGACACTCCTGCCAACTCCCCGCGCGTGTCCGGGCATTCCTCACCGGAACACCTTCAGCGCACGCGCGTGACGAATGCCTGTCGCTCGCTGAAGCCGGCCTCGCCCTGGAGGTCGAGCCGCTCACCGTCGAAGGCCACGACCCGGCCCCGGGCGTCGATGGTCGGGTGGGCCGCGGGCCGCTGGTTCGCCGTGCCGTCGGGGCGGGCGCTGATCACGGCCACCTGGCCGGTGCGCAGATCACGCCAGTAGACGATCTGGCGGGGGCGCTGACCGGGGTCCGATTGGGACACGGCGAAGGCGATCCGGCGGGCGTCGGCGCTCGGCCGGCCGCTGTGTGTGGTGTACTGCGGCTGCGGGCCCAGGACGTGCCGCAGCGTTCCCCGCCGCAGATCCCGTACCACGACGCCCGCGGTGTCGTTGGTGCCTCCGGACGGCAGCGTGAGGCACCTCCGGCTGAACGCGACATGGCGGCCGTCGGCGCTGATCACCGGGGAATCGACCCAGCTCTCCGCTGGGTCTCCCGCGCACTCGGCGTCGGCGCGGGTGCGCTCTCCCGTCCGCCGGTCGAGGACGTGGACGCCTTCCTCGTCCTCGCCGGGATCGGTCCCCGCGTCCCACAGGTGATAGGCGACGCGGCTGCCGTCGTGGCTCAGCGTGGGGGAGACCAGGCGTTGCTCGCCGCTGGGCAGCGGGTGGTCGATCTCCGTGGCGGTGCCCCGCCGGAGGTCACGCACGTAGAGCAGTGACCGGTCGTCGGACCTGTCCGTCGGCCGGGCCGTGAACGCCACGTACCGCCCGTCGCCGCTGACGACCGGCGTCGACGCCCGGCCGAAGGCGGGGTCGGTGCCCTCGTCGACCTGTGCGGTGCGGCCCGTCCGGGTGTCGTGGAGGTAGGCCGGGAGCCTCACCTCGCGGGGCGGCGGCCAGGTGTTCGGCGCGAGCGCGGCGAAGGCGACGCGTGTGCCGTCCGCACTGATGGACGGCGTCCCGAACTCCTGATCACCCGGAACGTCGCTGACCCAGCGCAGGTCCCCGGTGCGCAGGTCCTTCACATAGACGTCGGCGGCGCTGTCCGTGTCGCCGGGAGCCAGATTCGTGGCCCACGACAGGAACGCCACGTGTCTGCCGTCGGCACTGGCCACGGGGTGCGCCGAAGCCCCGTTCCCCTTGACGCCGTCGGCCGTGACGTCGACGAACTCCGTGCCCGGTCTCGGCTCGGACGCCCCGGCGGGCCCGGCCGGCGCCGCCGTGCACACCGATGCCATGGCGGCGACGACAGCCGCTCGTAACGCAGAACGCATCATTCCCCCCGGTCGGCAACGCCCCCCGTCCCTGTGGCAAGGGGCCCTCACCCATGCAACGACCCCACCGGGCACAGGTCAATGCGTCCATTTCCGTACAACCCGATCGCGCCGCCGACTGTCCGCGCCCGCGAGTGTGGATGACCGGCCCCACCCCCTCCCGTACCCGCACCACCGCTACACCCGTGGCGCCGCCGTGCTCGCCCGTTCCACCAACCGTGTCGACAACTCCGTCCGTGTGCTCTCCGGGTGGTGGCCGTCCATGAGGCGCAGCAGTGACCGCAGGGCCGTCGCGGCCATCTCCGACAGTGGCTGGCGGACCGTGGTCAGCGCGGGGGAGGCCCAGCGCGCCTCGGGCAGGTCGTCGAAGCC
This region of Streptomyces caelestis genomic DNA includes:
- a CDS encoding ThuA domain-containing protein; the encoded protein is MAPRLLVYTRTTGYRHDSIPAGIAALRALGDFEVHATEDPAALEQPLDDHAAVVFLSTSGEVLTPAGRQWLAAYVEAGGGFVGVHAAACTEYDWPYYGELLGAWFARHPLHQPGKAVIEDHDHPATRHLPAVWDFTDEWYDFRTNPRGTVHVLATADESSYEGGGMGDDHPLVWCRRHGEGRVFYTALGHAAEAYDDPAFRTHLLGGITWAAALPLP
- a CDS encoding TolB family protein; the encoded protein is MASVCTAAPAGPAGASEPRPGTEFVDVTADGVKGNGASAHPVASADGRHVAFLSWATNLAPGDTDSAADVYVKDLRTGDLRWVSDVPGDQEFGTPSISADGTRVAFAALAPNTWPPPREVRLPAYLHDTRTGRTAQVDEGTDPAFGRASTPVVSGDGRYVAFTARPTDRSDDRSLLYVRDLRRGTATEIDHPLPSGEQRLVSPTLSHDGSRVAYHLWDAGTDPGEDEEGVHVLDRRTGERTRADAECAGDPAESWVDSPVISADGRHVAFSRRCLTLPSGGTNDTAGVVVRDLRRGTLRHVLGPQPQYTTHSGRPSADARRIAFAVSQSDPGQRPRQIVYWRDLRTGQVAVISARPDGTANQRPAAHPTIDARGRVVAFDGERLDLQGEAGFSERQAFVTRVR
- a CDS encoding RidA family protein, which translates into the protein MTRDSRTITNPATLHDPTPFGYSHAVSAPGETVFIGGQYASDATGAPVPGDFATQVELAFDRLRSALEGVGLGYEHVVRLGTFIVEHDPGKLEILGKALHARFGRRLPAQTLSGVASLALPGMLFEVDAVAVRPGAPGTD